In Desulfobacteraceae bacterium, the DNA window GGAATGGGCCAGGGCGTGCTCCATCCCCAGGCTGGCGTTGCTGAAGGCCATGGCCGCCGAGGTGGCCGCGATCCCCAGCTGTTCCAGGGACTCCAGCGAGCCGCTCTTCAGCGCGGCCGGCAGGTGCTTGATGATGAGATCGATGGCCTTGAGGGACTGGTTCTCGGTCAGCGCGAAGGCCAGGCGCGAGACGTAGGACTCCACCGCGTGGGCCAGGGCGTCGATGGCGGCGGCGATGATCAGGTCGCGCGGTTTGGTGGTCAGCACGGTGGGGTCGATGATGGAGATGTTGGGCACCAGGGTGCGGCTGATGATGGACATTTTGACATGCCGCTGCTGGTCCGTGATGATCGCAAACTGCGAGATGTCCGCACCGCTGCCGGCGGTCGACGGGATGAAGACCATCGGCGGCAGCGGCCGTTGGATGCGGTTGGCGCCCTCGTAATCCTGGATGGTGCCGCCGTTGCTGGCCAATAGGGCGATTCCCTTGGCCGCGTCCATGGGGCTGCCGCCGCCAAGAGCGATGACCACGTCGCAGCCCTCGGAGAGGTAGCGCGAGGCCCCCTCGCTGACCTGGTAGTCTCGGGGATTGGCGGTGACGTCGTTGTAGAAGACCCATTCCAGGCCCTCCGCGTCCAGGATGTCCAGGACCCGCGCAACCCAGCCGGCGCGCTCCAGGCCGGGATCGCTGACGAAGAAGACCTTCTCGCCCCCAAGGCGCCGGGCACACTTTGCGGTGTAAGCGAGGCTGCCATGGCCGAAGATGAT includes these proteins:
- a CDS encoding iron-containing alcohol dehydrogenase, encoding MLTSKFSIPEIIFGHGSLAYTAKCARRLGGEKVFFVSDPGLERAGWVARVLDILDAEGLEWVFYNDVTANPRDYQVSEGASRYLSEGCDVVIALGGGSPMDAAKGIALLASNGGTIQDYEGANRIQRPLPPMVFIPSTAGSGADISQFAIITDQQRHVKMSIISRTLVPNISIIDPTVLTTKPRDLIIAAAIDALAHAVESYVSRLAFALTENQSLKAIDLIIKHLPAALKSGSLESLEQLGIAATSAAMAFSNASLGMEHALAHSLGGMLDVVHGMVHPVLLPPVMRYNLQACPDKLADIGEIVIGKRHRSAEATALAGIDQLAGYCHSLKIPTRLRDIVTDPATLPQVCRMAANDACLLTNPRDATWEDMLQICEDAW